In a single window of the Cucumis melo cultivar AY chromosome 11, USDA_Cmelo_AY_1.0, whole genome shotgun sequence genome:
- the LOC103499071 gene encoding uncharacterized protein LOC103499071: protein MSSFPRRFSLKSISNNLYLRYVHGRNELNGFLQFSAKEAASPYTMFEIEESSFGHGYVHIRCCYNNKYWALQSPSSSYIVATANEKDETLSEHSCTLFKPNYKDNDNKHDTFRFRHVFLNSCVFFQPARESAYHDCLMLSGHALPNELSTVINWDTYLFLPRHVAFKSLKNNKYLQPKSFLIEKTYQLALNGSNTADPKMLHEVIKTPDGHFGLKNLAHRKFFTRVTDGTWIVLDNDSSTAKDDPGRLFWPIKLDHNVVALRSAKDYRICAYMSSALTGHQDGFEADLENIEDSAKLEVMDFVLSRHIYNVGFHLSDARRYNEKPLLMTSTIVENNNSQDKKFTIKLSYQDTTTSTWRVNVNPMLGIKMKFETAVPKVSEEEIEFCSQLSEDYYTWGETHQMKYHAEFVHEVTVPAGTKVKASVVATQASCDIPFSYIQRDKLNDGGYSTQRYHDGLYNVVNSYNFHFVVEKV from the coding sequence ATGAGTTCATTCCCAAGGCGGTTCTCCCTTAAATCTATTTCCAACAATTTATATCTTCGTTACGTTCATGGAAGAAATGAATTAAATGGATTTCTCCAATTCTCTGCAAAAGAAGCTGCGAGTCCATACACAATGTTTGAGATTGAAGAATCCAGCTTTGGGCATGGATATGTCCACATTAGATGTTGTTACAACAACAAATATTGGGCTCTTCAATCTCCATCTTCCTCCTACATTGTTGCCACTGCCAATGAAAAAGATGAAACTCTATCAGAACATTCTTGCACCTTATTCAAGCCGAATTACAAGGACAACGACAATAAACACGATACATTCCGCTTTCGACACGTCTTTCTCAACTCCTGTGTATTTTTCCAACCAGCCCGAGAATCGGCCTACCATGATTGCTTAATGTTAAGTGGTCACGCTCTACCAAACGAACTCTCGACCGTCATCAATTGGGATACATATCTTTTCCTACCTAGACATGTTGCCTTCAAAAgcttaaaaaacaataaataccTTCAACCAAAGAGCTTTCTCATCGAAAAGACGTATCAATTGGCATTAAACGGCTCAAATACGGCAGATCCAAAAATGCTCCACGAGGTGATAAAGACACCCGACGGTCACTTTGGTTTGAAGAATCTTGCTCACAGGAAGTTTTTTACTCGAGTTACCGACGGCACTTGGATTGTATTGGACAATGATTCGTCAACGGCAAAGGACGATCCAGGAAGATTGTTTTGGCCTATCAAACTTGATCACAATGTGGTGGCCCTTCGTAGTGCTAAAGATTATCGCATTTGCGCGTACATGTCATCAGCGTTAACTGGACATCAAGATGGTTTTGAAGCTGATCTCGAGAACATTGAAGATTCAGCAAAGTTAGAAGTAATGGATTTTGTGCTTTCACGTCACATTTATAATGTCGGATTCCATCTTTCCGATGCTAGGAGATATAATGAGAAGCCCCTTTTGATGACAAGCACTATTGTTGAGAACAACAATTCTCAAGATAAAAAATTCACCATCAAACTCTCTTATCAGGATACTACCACCTCGACGTGGAGGGTCAACGTGAACCCTATGTTAGGCATCAAGATGAAGTTCGAAACCGCTGTTCCAAAAGTTTCTGAAGAAGAGATTGAATTTTGTTCTCAGTTATCTGAGGACTACTACACTTGGGGAGAAACACATCAAATGAAATATCATGCTGAGTTTGTGCATGAGGTTACTGTGCCTGCTGGGACTAAAGTTAAGGCTAGTGTAGTGGCAACACAAGCGAGTTGTGACATTCCTTTCTCGTACATTCAACGCGACAAACTCAACGATGGAGGGTATAGTACTCAGCGTTACCATGACGGTCTTTATAACGTCGTAAATTCCTACAATTTTCACTTTGTCGTTGAAAAGGTTTGA
- the LOC127143979 gene encoding uncharacterized protein LOC127143979, producing MFPLPPPKGAPAPETPKKEAIKSYKLDLSSSSDDRSIIPKYFALQNYSPRHPQPITAPFLQNIRESRSLEFNGTHGLLSPFSKFESEISDSDPKLIHIRCTNNNRYWVRKSSDSNHIVPTATKKEDDRSKWSCTLFEPICDAKYKAYRFRHVQLGYELFRDKTNRLSAIENGRPDSEREDAYGVFTKVIDWNSLCVFPKHVTFKGFNGRYLRFEGKYLQVSGEKNHPSFIHEIFPQKD from the coding sequence ATGTTTCCATTACCCCCGCCTAAAGGTGCTCCGGCGCCGGAGACGCCCAAGAAAGAAGCAATAAAAAGCTACAAACTTGACTTGTCGTCCTCCTCCGACGACAGATCCATAATCCCAAAATATTTTGCTTTGCAAAACTATAGTCCAAGACATCCCCAGCCAATAACTGCACCATTTCTACAGAATATACGTGAAAGTAGATCCCTTGAGTTCAATGGCACACACGGCCTCCTCAGTCCATTTTCAAAATTCGAATCCGAGATCTCCGATTCCGACCCCAAACTCATCCACATTAGATGTACGAACAACAACAGATATTGGGTTCGCAAATCATCCGACTCCAACCACATTGTACCCACTGCCACAAAGAAAGAAGACGACCGATCGAAATGGTCGTGCACTTTGTTTGAGCCAATCTGCGATGCCAAATATAAAGCTTATCGCTTTCGGCACGTGCAGCTCGGTTACGAGTTGTTTCGAGATAAAACAAACCGGTTATCGGCAATAGAGAATGGTAGACCAGATTCTGAACGGGAGGATGCATATGGTGTATTCACCAAAGTTATTGATTGGAATTCGTTATGTGTGTTCCCAAAACATGTGACCTTTAAAGGCTTCAATGGCAGGTACTTGAGATTTGAGGGTAAGTATTTGCAAGTATCTGGAGAGAAAAATCATCCATCTTTTATCCATGAGATCTTCCCTCAGAAAGATTGA